From Sceloporus undulatus isolate JIND9_A2432 ecotype Alabama chromosome 6, SceUnd_v1.1, whole genome shotgun sequence, one genomic window encodes:
- the SHF gene encoding SH2 domain-containing adapter protein F isoform X2, with amino-acid sequence MARWLRERLLFRGGGGGGGPQGKPSPPEPDYAEAEEGRPEEEGPEEQPDLVAAYRLQRERDFEDPYGPAAGAPEGGLLLLRHRHRHRRRLLLLLRAEAQASRPGGEKKERRKKEASSSSSSMLILEDYADPFDTRQEASTSPAAEQDRLKSEGYMEPYEAQRLLAEIQKKGSKDGLAAPKPLHLYDIPYEPSENGRELPPLSGVQCRYSWLPEDDERPPEEYDQPWEWKKERISRVFAVEIEGIKELPWPPPVGQLDSSAKHSEVEGSHIPPPNLQNTSTSLPDASGISDSLDASGKGAQMNQLPSCMEKSSSPCWSSMEHGLAFGERVNPTLPLESQAWYHGTLSRVDAERLLRLCREASYLVRNSESSHDAFSLSLKSNQGFLHMKLLQTEDNKFILGQHSPPFDNVPEIIHHYTSHKLPIQGAEHISLLYPVTTQPSNCLAAEQ; translated from the exons ATGGCGCGGTGGCTGCGCGAGAGGCTGCTCTtccgaggcggcggcggcggcggcggccctcAGGGCAAGCCTTCCCCTCCGGAGCCGGACTacgcggaggcggaggagggccGGCCGGAGGAGGAAGGGCCGGAGGAGCAGCCGGACCTAGTGGCCGCCTACCGGCTCCAGAGGGAGCGGGACTTCGAGGACCCTTACGGCCCAGCGGCGGGGGCCCCCGAGGGAGGCCTGCTGCTCCTCCGACATCGCCACCGACACCGCCGCCGGCTTCTCCTGCTGCTGCGAGCCGAGGCCCAGGCCTCCAGGCCCGGCGGCGAGAAGAAGGAGCGGAGGAAgaaggaggcctcctcctcctcctcctcg ATGTTGATCCTGGAGGACTATGCTGATCCCTTTGATACCAGGCAAGAGGCTAGCACTAGTCCAGCGGCGGAGCAGGATCGGCTGAAAAGTGAAGGCTACATGGAACCTTATGAAGCTCAGAGGTTGTTGGCTG AGATTCAGAAGAAAGGTTCCAAGGATGGGCTAGCTGCTCCAAAACCTCTGCACTTGTATGACATTCCTTATGAACCATCTGAAAATGGCAGAGAGCTGCCACCCTTGTCTGGAGTCCAGTGCCGCTACTCATGGCTTCCTGAAGATGATGAGCGGCCACCAGAGGAATATGACCAGCCCTGGGAATGGAAAAAAGAGCGGATCTCCAGAGTCTTTGCAG TTGAGATTGAAGGGATCAAGGAGTTACCATGGCCGCCTCCTGTTGGACAGCTGGATAGCTCTGCAAAGCACTCAGAAGTTGAGGGATCGCACATCCCTCCTCCAAACCTCCAGAACACCAGTACCAGCCTCCCCGATGCTTCAGGCATATCTGATTCCCTGGATGCTAGTG GCAAGGGAGCACAGATGAACCAGCTGCCATCTTGCATGGAGAAGAGTAGCAGCCCATGTTGGTCAAGCATGGAACATGGGCTGGCTTTCGGTGAACGCGTCAATCCCACTTTACCACTGGAGAGCCAGGC GTGGTATCATGGGACTTTGAGTCGAGTAGATGCTGAAAGGTTGCTGCGACTTTGCAGAGAAGCCAGTTATCTTGTACGGAACAGCGAGAGCAGTCAtgatgctttctctctctccctcaa GAGTAACCAAGGCTTTCTCCACATGAAGCTCTTGCAGACAGAAGATAACAAATTCATCTTGGGCCAGCACAGCCCACCATTCGACAACGTCCCCGAGATCATCCACCACTATACCagccacaagttgcccatccaGGGGGCAGAGCACATATCCTTGCTTTACCCAGTCACCACACAACCCTCCAATTGTCTTGCAGCTGAGCAGTGA
- the SHF gene encoding SH2 domain-containing adapter protein F isoform X1 has translation MARWLRERLLFRGGGGGGGPQGKPSPPEPDYAEAEEGRPEEEGPEEQPDLVAAYRLQRERDFEDPYGPAAGAPEGGLLLLRHRHRHRRRLLLLLRAEAQASRPGGEKKERRKKEASSSSSSSMLILEDYADPFDTRQEASTSPAAEQDRLKSEGYMEPYEAQRLLAEIQKKGSKDGLAAPKPLHLYDIPYEPSENGRELPPLSGVQCRYSWLPEDDERPPEEYDQPWEWKKERISRVFAVEIEGIKELPWPPPVGQLDSSAKHSEVEGSHIPPPNLQNTSTSLPDASGISDSLDASGKGAQMNQLPSCMEKSSSPCWSSMEHGLAFGERVNPTLPLESQAWYHGTLSRVDAERLLRLCREASYLVRNSESSHDAFSLSLKSNQGFLHMKLLQTEDNKFILGQHSPPFDNVPEIIHHYTSHKLPIQGAEHISLLYPVTTQPSNCLAAEQ, from the exons ATGGCGCGGTGGCTGCGCGAGAGGCTGCTCTtccgaggcggcggcggcggcggcggccctcAGGGCAAGCCTTCCCCTCCGGAGCCGGACTacgcggaggcggaggagggccGGCCGGAGGAGGAAGGGCCGGAGGAGCAGCCGGACCTAGTGGCCGCCTACCGGCTCCAGAGGGAGCGGGACTTCGAGGACCCTTACGGCCCAGCGGCGGGGGCCCCCGAGGGAGGCCTGCTGCTCCTCCGACATCGCCACCGACACCGCCGCCGGCTTCTCCTGCTGCTGCGAGCCGAGGCCCAGGCCTCCAGGCCCGGCGGCGAGAAGAAGGAGCGGAGGAAgaaggaggcctcctcctcctcctcctcg Tcg ATGTTGATCCTGGAGGACTATGCTGATCCCTTTGATACCAGGCAAGAGGCTAGCACTAGTCCAGCGGCGGAGCAGGATCGGCTGAAAAGTGAAGGCTACATGGAACCTTATGAAGCTCAGAGGTTGTTGGCTG AGATTCAGAAGAAAGGTTCCAAGGATGGGCTAGCTGCTCCAAAACCTCTGCACTTGTATGACATTCCTTATGAACCATCTGAAAATGGCAGAGAGCTGCCACCCTTGTCTGGAGTCCAGTGCCGCTACTCATGGCTTCCTGAAGATGATGAGCGGCCACCAGAGGAATATGACCAGCCCTGGGAATGGAAAAAAGAGCGGATCTCCAGAGTCTTTGCAG TTGAGATTGAAGGGATCAAGGAGTTACCATGGCCGCCTCCTGTTGGACAGCTGGATAGCTCTGCAAAGCACTCAGAAGTTGAGGGATCGCACATCCCTCCTCCAAACCTCCAGAACACCAGTACCAGCCTCCCCGATGCTTCAGGCATATCTGATTCCCTGGATGCTAGTG GCAAGGGAGCACAGATGAACCAGCTGCCATCTTGCATGGAGAAGAGTAGCAGCCCATGTTGGTCAAGCATGGAACATGGGCTGGCTTTCGGTGAACGCGTCAATCCCACTTTACCACTGGAGAGCCAGGC GTGGTATCATGGGACTTTGAGTCGAGTAGATGCTGAAAGGTTGCTGCGACTTTGCAGAGAAGCCAGTTATCTTGTACGGAACAGCGAGAGCAGTCAtgatgctttctctctctccctcaa GAGTAACCAAGGCTTTCTCCACATGAAGCTCTTGCAGACAGAAGATAACAAATTCATCTTGGGCCAGCACAGCCCACCATTCGACAACGTCCCCGAGATCATCCACCACTATACCagccacaagttgcccatccaGGGGGCAGAGCACATATCCTTGCTTTACCCAGTCACCACACAACCCTCCAATTGTCTTGCAGCTGAGCAGTGA